One window from the genome of Breoghania sp. L-A4 encodes:
- a CDS encoding DUF1467 family protein, whose amino-acid sequence MALGSMLAIYFIIWWLVLFAVLPFGVKSQEEAGDAIEPGSMPGAPSRPMLARKAVATTIVSAIIFAAVYWLLVYSGLTLDDVPIPGRF is encoded by the coding sequence ATGGCCCTTGGCAGCATGCTGGCGATCTATTTTATCATCTGGTGGCTGGTGCTCTTCGCGGTGCTGCCCTTCGGCGTGAAAAGCCAGGAGGAGGCGGGTGACGCCATCGAACCCGGCTCCATGCCCGGCGCGCCGAGCCGCCCGATGCTGGCGCGCAAGGCGGTCGCCACCACGATCGTCTCCGCTATCATTTTCGCCGCCGTCTACTGGTTGCTGGTCTATTCGGGCCTGACGCTGGACGACGTGCCGATTCCGGGACGGTTCTGA
- a CDS encoding ribonuclease J produces MSDTAELVFLPLGGVGEIGMNMGLYGLGPEKDRRWLMVDCGVSFGGPDLPGIDLVFPDIKFIEAHLDRLDGIVITHAHEDHYGAILELWPRLKAPLYMTPFTAGLLKAKSHGERGVTIDIPVTVVQQGERFNVGPFNIEMVAMSHSIPEPCALAIRTSAGTILHSGDWKIDPEPGVGLPIDLKRLGEIGDEGVLAMVSDSTNALREGVSPSETEVVKSLTEIIRGAKNRVAVTTFASNVARLRGVALAAEACDREVVVVGRAMRRTLDVADELGLLKGLRPFLEEDAYGYLPRDKVLLLCTGSQGEARAALARIANDDHRTVTLNQGDMVIFSSRTIPGNEKVVGEIVNGLVVRGIEVVTDRDGLVHVSGHPRLGEMKTLYELIRPQIAVPVHGEPLHLNAHAKFARAQGVNEVVVGYNGDVIRLKAGAAKVTGDVHSGQMVKDGTMLLSPETCGVRDRLRLSFAGVVTASVVIDKAGNMVCEPDAVAIGLPDLDADGELFEDVIVDAIESAIESIPKKRRRDPELVREASRRAARAAVLERWGKKPLCHVMVAVV; encoded by the coding sequence ATGAGTGACACTGCCGAACTGGTTTTCCTCCCGCTTGGCGGCGTCGGTGAAATCGGAATGAACATGGGCCTCTACGGCCTTGGCCCTGAAAAGGACCGCCGCTGGCTGATGGTCGATTGCGGGGTTTCCTTCGGTGGCCCGGATCTTCCGGGCATCGATCTGGTGTTTCCCGACATCAAATTCATCGAGGCGCATCTCGACCGGCTGGATGGCATCGTCATCACCCACGCGCACGAGGATCACTACGGCGCCATTCTGGAGCTGTGGCCGCGTCTGAAGGCGCCGCTGTACATGACTCCGTTCACCGCCGGCCTGCTGAAGGCCAAGTCGCATGGCGAACGCGGCGTCACCATCGACATTCCCGTCACCGTGGTGCAGCAGGGCGAGCGCTTCAACGTCGGCCCATTCAACATCGAGATGGTGGCGATGTCGCATTCCATCCCCGAACCTTGCGCTCTGGCGATCCGCACGTCGGCGGGCACCATCCTGCATTCGGGTGACTGGAAGATCGATCCGGAGCCGGGCGTCGGCCTCCCGATCGATCTCAAGCGGCTCGGCGAAATCGGTGACGAGGGCGTGCTGGCGATGGTCAGCGATTCCACCAACGCGCTGCGCGAGGGTGTGAGCCCGTCGGAGACCGAGGTCGTCAAGTCGCTCACCGAGATCATCCGCGGCGCCAAGAACCGCGTGGCGGTGACCACATTCGCCTCCAACGTGGCGCGTCTGCGCGGCGTGGCGCTGGCCGCCGAGGCTTGCGACCGCGAGGTGGTTGTCGTCGGACGCGCCATGCGCCGCACGCTGGACGTGGCCGACGAACTGGGCCTGCTCAAGGGACTGAGGCCGTTCCTGGAGGAAGACGCCTACGGCTATCTGCCGCGCGACAAGGTGCTGCTGCTGTGCACCGGCAGTCAGGGCGAGGCGCGCGCGGCACTCGCCCGCATCGCCAATGACGATCACCGCACGGTGACGCTGAACCAGGGCGACATGGTGATCTTTTCCTCGCGCACCATTCCCGGCAACGAGAAGGTCGTGGGCGAGATCGTCAACGGCCTGGTGGTGCGCGGCATCGAGGTCGTCACCGACCGCGACGGACTGGTGCATGTCTCCGGCCATCCGCGTCTGGGCGAAATGAAGACGCTGTACGAACTGATCCGGCCGCAGATCGCGGTTCCGGTGCACGGCGAGCCGCTGCACCTGAACGCGCATGCCAAGTTCGCCCGCGCGCAGGGCGTCAACGAAGTGGTCGTCGGCTACAACGGCGACGTGATCCGGCTGAAGGCGGGCGCGGCGAAGGTCACCGGCGATGTCCATTCAGGCCAGATGGTCAAGGATGGCACCATGCTGCTGAGCCCCGAGACCTGCGGCGTGCGCGACCGCCTGCGGCTGTCGTTCGCGGGCGTGGTGACGGCCAGCGTGGTCATCGACAAGGCCGGCAACATGGTCTGCGAGCCGGATGCGGTGGCCATCGGCCTGCCGGATCTGGATGCGGACGGCGAATTGTTCGAGGACGTGATCGTCGACGCCATCGAGAGCGCCATCGAGAGCATCCCGAAGAAGCGCCGGCGCGATCCGGAGCTGGTGCGCGAAGCCTCCCGCCGGGCGGCGCGCGCGGCCGTGCTGGAACGCTGGGGCAAAAAGCCGCTTTGCCACGTCATGGTCGCCGTCGTATGA
- a CDS encoding biotin--[acetyl-CoA-carboxylase] ligase, translating into MQASGGPIAIASAPRFRRLHLDTVGSTNINAFEAARGGDAGDLWITASMQEQGRGRRGRAWVSERGNLYASLLLIDPGPREKLGELPMVCAVALADAVEAATGSHGLVRLKWPNDLLVDDAKISGILLESETLGDGRCAVVCGFGVNCAHHPDPENYRATDLTELGFLIPPDHLFDRLASAMRARLAQWSKGAGFGAIRESWIARAARLGEHVTIRLGDTTYEGIFRTIDEDGRLVLTQGDGSERRISAGDLFFPTAKKISAERANT; encoded by the coding sequence ATGCAGGCATCAGGAGGACCCATCGCTATCGCATCGGCGCCACGCTTCCGGCGGCTGCATCTCGATACGGTGGGTTCGACCAACATCAATGCGTTCGAAGCGGCGCGCGGCGGCGACGCGGGCGATCTCTGGATTACCGCGTCCATGCAGGAGCAGGGCCGGGGCCGGCGCGGCCGGGCCTGGGTATCGGAGCGCGGCAATCTCTACGCGTCGCTGCTGCTGATCGATCCGGGTCCGCGTGAAAAACTCGGTGAGTTGCCGATGGTCTGCGCCGTGGCGCTGGCCGATGCGGTGGAAGCCGCGACCGGCAGTCACGGACTCGTGCGGCTGAAATGGCCCAACGACCTGCTGGTCGATGATGCCAAGATCTCGGGCATCTTGCTGGAATCGGAGACGTTGGGTGATGGGCGATGCGCCGTTGTCTGCGGCTTTGGCGTCAATTGCGCGCATCATCCGGATCCCGAGAACTATCGGGCTACGGATTTGACCGAACTGGGATTTTTGATCCCGCCGGACCATCTGTTCGACAGGCTGGCGTCCGCGATGCGGGCGCGCCTGGCTCAATGGTCCAAGGGCGCCGGCTTTGGCGCGATCCGGGAAAGCTGGATCGCCCGCGCCGCGCGTCTGGGCGAACACGTGACAATTCGTCTGGGTGACACCACATATGAGGGCATCTTCCGCACAATCGATGAAGATGGCCGTCTCGTCCTGACCCAAGGGGACGGGAGCGAACGACGTATTTCGGCGGGAGACCTGTTCTTTCCGACCGCGAAAAAGATAAGTGCCGAAAGGGCCAATACATGA
- the nuoN gene encoding NADH-quinone oxidoreductase subunit NuoN: MQPEIYLLPDLMPALPELFLAGGAMVLLMIGVFGGQRSTPVVTGMAIALLALAGVLLLVLQDGATFENAFALDGFARFMKLLVLIGSALAIAMSVAFARGQSFDRFEYPILILIATLGMLLMISATDMIAVYLGLELQSLALYVVAAINRDSIRSTEAGLKYFVLGALSSGMLLYGMSLVYGFTGQTGFAAIAQSLTLEGGSLGLTVGLVFVLAGMAFKISAVPFHMWTPDVYEGAPTPVTAFFAAAPKIAAIAMLTRIVISAFEPVALEWQQIIVFVSIASMALGAFAAIGQNNIKRLMAYSSIGHMGFALVGLAAASKAGVQGVIVYMAIYLAMTLGAFACILAMRRKDGMVEDISDLAGLSRNNPMMAFLLAMIMFSLAGIPPLAGFFGKFYVFLAAVEAELYGLAVIGVLTSVVGAYYYLRIVKIMYFDEPEGSFVPMPGELKVVLGASGAFVLFFVVFAGPLVSAAETAAKTFF, encoded by the coding sequence ATGCAGCCTGAGATTTATCTTCTGCCCGACCTGATGCCGGCCCTGCCGGAGCTGTTCCTGGCCGGTGGCGCCATGGTGCTGCTGATGATCGGCGTCTTCGGCGGACAGCGTTCGACGCCGGTGGTCACCGGCATGGCGATCGCGCTCCTGGCGCTGGCCGGCGTGCTGCTCCTGGTGCTGCAGGACGGCGCGACGTTCGAGAACGCCTTCGCGCTCGACGGCTTCGCCCGCTTCATGAAGCTGCTGGTGCTGATCGGATCGGCGCTGGCGATCGCCATGTCGGTGGCGTTTGCGCGCGGCCAGTCGTTTGACCGCTTCGAGTATCCGATCCTCATCCTCATCGCCACGCTGGGCATGCTGCTGATGATCTCGGCGACCGACATGATCGCGGTCTATCTCGGTCTCGAGCTGCAGAGCCTGGCGCTCTATGTGGTCGCCGCCATCAACCGCGATTCCATCCGCTCCACGGAAGCCGGCCTGAAGTACTTCGTCCTCGGCGCGCTGTCCTCGGGCATGCTGCTCTATGGCATGTCGCTGGTCTACGGCTTCACCGGCCAGACCGGGTTCGCCGCGATCGCGCAGTCGCTGACGCTGGAAGGCGGCTCGCTCGGGCTGACCGTCGGTCTCGTCTTCGTGCTCGCCGGCATGGCCTTCAAGATCTCCGCCGTGCCGTTCCACATGTGGACGCCTGACGTTTACGAGGGCGCGCCGACGCCGGTCACCGCGTTTTTCGCCGCGGCCCCGAAGATCGCCGCCATCGCCATGCTGACGCGCATCGTCATCAGCGCGTTCGAGCCGGTGGCGCTGGAATGGCAGCAGATCATCGTCTTCGTCTCCATCGCCTCCATGGCGCTGGGCGCGTTCGCGGCCATCGGCCAGAACAATATCAAGCGCCTGATGGCCTATTCGTCGATCGGTCACATGGGGTTCGCGCTCGTCGGCCTCGCCGCCGCCAGCAAGGCGGGGGTGCAGGGCGTGATCGTCTACATGGCGATCTATCTGGCGATGACGCTCGGGGCGTTCGCCTGCATTCTCGCGATGCGCCGCAAGGACGGCATGGTCGAGGACATCTCCGATCTGGCGGGTCTGTCGCGCAACAATCCGATGATGGCGTTCCTGCTGGCAATGATCATGTTCTCGTTGGCCGGCATTCCGCCGCTGGCCGGATTCTTCGGCAAGTTCTACGTCTTCCTGGCCGCCGTCGAGGCGGAGCTTTATGGTCTCGCCGTGATCGGCGTGCTGACCTCGGTCGTTGGCGCCTATTATTACCTGCGCATCGTCAAGATCATGTATTTTGACGAGCCGGAGGGTTCCTTCGTGCCGATGCCCGGCGAATTGAAGGTGGTGCTGGGCGCGAGCGGCGCGTTCGTGCTGTTCTTCGTCGTCTTCGCCGGCCCGCTGGTCAGCGCTGCGGAGACGGCCGCGAAGACGTTCTTCTAG
- the mce gene encoding methylmalonyl-CoA epimerase — protein sequence MIGRLNHVAIAVPDMEAAVAVYRDTLGAHVSQAVPQPDHGVMTVFVELPNTKIEFLEPLGADSPIAKFLERNPSGGIHHLCYEVEDIIAARDELKAAGARVLGDGEPKIGAHGKPVLFLHPKDFLGTLTELEQV from the coding sequence ATGATCGGACGTCTCAACCACGTGGCCATCGCCGTCCCCGACATGGAGGCGGCGGTCGCCGTCTACCGCGACACGCTGGGGGCGCATGTCTCCCAGGCGGTGCCGCAGCCCGACCACGGCGTCATGACGGTGTTTGTCGAGCTGCCCAACACGAAGATCGAGTTTCTCGAGCCCCTGGGCGCGGACTCCCCGATCGCGAAATTCCTGGAACGCAACCCGTCCGGCGGTATCCATCACCTGTGCTATGAGGTCGAGGACATCATCGCGGCGCGTGATGAGCTGAAGGCCGCGGGCGCGCGGGTGCTGGGCGACGGCGAGCCGAAGATCGGCGCGCACGGCAAGCCGGTGCTGTTTCTGCATCCCAAGGATTTCCTCGGCACGCTGACCGAACTCGAACAAGTCTGA
- the proS gene encoding proline--tRNA ligase, with product MRLSQYFLPILKETPKEAEIVSHRLMLRAGLIRQQSAGIYSWLPLGYKVLRKIEQIVREEQDRAGAVELLMPTIQSADLWRESGRYEAYGKEMLRITDRHDRDMLYGPTNEEMITEIFRSYVRSYKELPLNLYHMQWKFRDEVRPRFGIMRGREFLMKDAYSFDVTKEQAVEAYNRMFVAYLRTYKRMGLTAIPMRAETGPIGGDLSHEFIVLADTGESGVFCHADLLDKPIPGDDVDFRGDLSGIVADWTSLYAATEDMIDMKEFEATVPEDKRIAARGIEVGQTFYFGTKYSEPMGAKVTTSDGTDVPVHMGSYGVGVSRVLGAIIEASHDDNGIIWPQSVAPFDVGLINLKSGDQATDAACEGLYEQLTNAGLDVLYDDTDQRAGAKFATMDLIGLPWQLVAGPRGLASGEVELKSRTGGERETMTLEAAVAKLIACAGPDK from the coding sequence ATGCGCCTGTCCCAATATTTCCTGCCGATCCTCAAAGAGACGCCCAAGGAAGCCGAAATCGTCTCGCACCGCCTGATGCTGCGCGCGGGCCTGATCCGTCAGCAGTCCGCCGGAATCTATTCCTGGCTGCCGCTGGGCTACAAGGTTCTGCGCAAGATCGAGCAGATCGTGCGCGAGGAGCAGGATCGCGCCGGTGCGGTCGAACTCTTGATGCCGACGATCCAGTCCGCCGATCTGTGGCGCGAGAGCGGGCGCTACGAAGCCTACGGCAAGGAGATGCTGCGCATCACCGACCGGCACGACCGCGACATGCTTTACGGGCCGACCAACGAGGAGATGATCACCGAGATCTTCCGCTCCTACGTGCGCTCCTACAAGGAACTGCCGCTCAACCTCTATCACATGCAGTGGAAGTTCCGCGACGAGGTGCGCCCGCGCTTCGGCATCATGCGCGGACGCGAGTTCCTGATGAAGGACGCCTATTCGTTCGACGTCACCAAGGAGCAGGCGGTCGAGGCCTACAACCGGATGTTTGTCGCCTATCTGCGCACCTACAAGCGCATGGGTCTTACCGCGATCCCGATGCGCGCGGAAACCGGTCCCATCGGCGGCGACCTGAGCCACGAGTTCATCGTCCTGGCCGACACCGGCGAGAGCGGTGTCTTCTGCCACGCAGATCTGCTCGACAAGCCGATTCCCGGTGACGACGTCGACTTCCGCGGCGATCTCAGCGGGATTGTTGCCGACTGGACCTCGCTCTATGCCGCGACCGAGGACATGATCGACATGAAGGAGTTCGAGGCCACGGTTCCGGAAGACAAGCGCATCGCCGCGCGCGGCATCGAGGTCGGCCAGACCTTCTATTTCGGCACCAAATACTCCGAGCCGATGGGCGCGAAGGTAACGACGTCGGACGGCACGGACGTGCCCGTGCACATGGGGTCCTATGGCGTCGGCGTGTCGCGGGTGCTTGGTGCGATCATCGAGGCCAGCCACGACGACAACGGCATCATTTGGCCGCAATCGGTCGCTCCTTTCGACGTCGGACTAATCAATCTGAAATCAGGCGACCAGGCGACCGACGCGGCGTGCGAGGGGCTCTACGAACAACTGACCAACGCCGGGCTGGATGTCCTTTACGACGACACCGATCAGCGCGCCGGGGCGAAGTTCGCCACGATGGATCTCATCGGTTTGCCGTGGCAGCTGGTGGCCGGTCCGCGTGGACTGGCCTCGGGTGAGGTCGAGCTGAAGAGCCGCACCGGCGGCGAGCGCGAGACGATGACGCTGGAGGCCGCGGTCGCCAAGCTCATTGCCTGCGCCGGTCCCGACAAATAG